A region of Rhinoraja longicauda isolate Sanriku21f chromosome 1, sRhiLon1.1, whole genome shotgun sequence DNA encodes the following proteins:
- the st8sia3 gene encoding alpha-N-acetylneuraminate alpha-2,8-sialyltransferase ST8SIA3 isoform X1: MEAALVQCVCGVLGYAYRYGSAVVLLLSCCTMRICRMVRMASVLGLVMLSVALLILSLISYVSIKKDNLFATPRYLGSAGPRMYMLHSGFRSQFALKFLDPAFLPIENGHRNDIRSKLAKWSFNTTSFLQQRKDISRYVDVFKNFTLIKKNVRVGQLMHYDYSSHKYVFSVSNNFRSLLPEAPPILKMHYNTCAVVGNSGILTGSSCGAAIDKYDFVFRCNFAPTETFESDVGSKTNVTTFNPSILEKYYNNLFTIQDRNRFFLNLKKLDGAILWIPAFFFHTSAPITRTLVDFFMEHRAQLKVQLAWPGNIMQHINKYWKTKHLAPKRLSTGILVYTLASAICEEIHLYGFWPFAWDPNTGQELPYHYYDKKGTKFTTKWQESHQLPAEFKLLFKLHTEGLTKLTLSRCGS; encoded by the exons ATGGAAGCAGCGCTGGTGCAGTGTGTATGTGGAGTGTTGGG ATATGCGTACAGATATGGGTCTGCTGTCGTTTTACTGTTGAGCTGTTGCACTATGAGGATTTGCAGAATGGTTCGTATGGCGAGCGTGCTGGGCTTGGTGATGTTAAGCGTCGCTCTGCTAATTCTATCATTGATCAGCTATGTCTCAATCAAAAAGGACAACCTCTTCGCCACCCCGAGGTATCTGGGCTCGGCCGGCCCTAGGATGTACATGCTACACAGTGGATTTCG GTCACAGTTTGCTCTGAAGTTTCTGGATCCTGCCTTTTTGCCAATTGAAAATGGCCATCGTAACGATATCCGCAGCAAACTTGCAAAATGGTCTTTCAACACAACTTCCTTTTTACAGCAAAG GAAAGACATCAGTCGCTATGTCgatgtttttaaaaattttacATTGATTAAGAAAAACGTACGAGTTGGACAGTTGATGCACTATGACTATTCCAGTCACAAGTACGTTTTTTCTGTAAGCAATAATTTCCGATCATTACTTCCCGAGGCCCCCCCTATATTAAAGATGCACTACAACACTTGTGCAGTTGTTGGGAACAGTGGGATCCTGACAGGGAGCAGTTGCGGAGCTGCCATTGACAAGTACGATTTCGTGTTCCGTTGCAACTTCGCACCGACCGAAACTTTCGAGAGTGATGTTGGAAGCAAAACGAATGTCACCACCTTTAACCCGAGCATCCTGGAAAAGTACTACAACAATCTATTCACAATTCAAGATCGAAACAGGTTTTTTCTAAATCTTAAAAAGCTGGATGGAGCCATTCTTTGGATCCCAGCATTTTTCTTTCACACGTCTGCTCCCATAACAAGAACGTTGGTAGATTTCTTTATGGAACATAGAGCGCAACTGAAGGTCCAGTTGGCGTGGCCTGGGAACATAATGCAACATATCAATAA ATATTGGAAAACCAAGCACCTGGCTCCAAAACGCTTAAGCACGGGCATCCTGGTATATACATTGGCTTCTGCCATTTGCGAAGAGATCCATTTGTACGGATTCTGGCCTTTTGCATGGGACCCCAACACAGGACAAGAATTGCCATATCACTACTATGACAAGAAGGGAACAAAATTCACGACCAAGTGGCAAGAGTCCCATCAACTTCCAGCAGAATTCAAGCTGTTGTTTAAGCTGCACACCGAGGGATTGACAAAACTGACCCTTTCACGCTGTGGCTCTTAA
- the st8sia3 gene encoding alpha-N-acetylneuraminate alpha-2,8-sialyltransferase ST8SIA3 isoform X2 — MEAALVQCVCGVLGYGSAVVLLLSCCTMRICRMVRMASVLGLVMLSVALLILSLISYVSIKKDNLFATPRYLGSAGPRMYMLHSGFRSQFALKFLDPAFLPIENGHRNDIRSKLAKWSFNTTSFLQQRKDISRYVDVFKNFTLIKKNVRVGQLMHYDYSSHKYVFSVSNNFRSLLPEAPPILKMHYNTCAVVGNSGILTGSSCGAAIDKYDFVFRCNFAPTETFESDVGSKTNVTTFNPSILEKYYNNLFTIQDRNRFFLNLKKLDGAILWIPAFFFHTSAPITRTLVDFFMEHRAQLKVQLAWPGNIMQHINKYWKTKHLAPKRLSTGILVYTLASAICEEIHLYGFWPFAWDPNTGQELPYHYYDKKGTKFTTKWQESHQLPAEFKLLFKLHTEGLTKLTLSRCGS; from the exons ATGGAAGCAGCGCTGGTGCAGTGTGTATGTGGAGTGTTGGG ATATGGGTCTGCTGTCGTTTTACTGTTGAGCTGTTGCACTATGAGGATTTGCAGAATGGTTCGTATGGCGAGCGTGCTGGGCTTGGTGATGTTAAGCGTCGCTCTGCTAATTCTATCATTGATCAGCTATGTCTCAATCAAAAAGGACAACCTCTTCGCCACCCCGAGGTATCTGGGCTCGGCCGGCCCTAGGATGTACATGCTACACAGTGGATTTCG GTCACAGTTTGCTCTGAAGTTTCTGGATCCTGCCTTTTTGCCAATTGAAAATGGCCATCGTAACGATATCCGCAGCAAACTTGCAAAATGGTCTTTCAACACAACTTCCTTTTTACAGCAAAG GAAAGACATCAGTCGCTATGTCgatgtttttaaaaattttacATTGATTAAGAAAAACGTACGAGTTGGACAGTTGATGCACTATGACTATTCCAGTCACAAGTACGTTTTTTCTGTAAGCAATAATTTCCGATCATTACTTCCCGAGGCCCCCCCTATATTAAAGATGCACTACAACACTTGTGCAGTTGTTGGGAACAGTGGGATCCTGACAGGGAGCAGTTGCGGAGCTGCCATTGACAAGTACGATTTCGTGTTCCGTTGCAACTTCGCACCGACCGAAACTTTCGAGAGTGATGTTGGAAGCAAAACGAATGTCACCACCTTTAACCCGAGCATCCTGGAAAAGTACTACAACAATCTATTCACAATTCAAGATCGAAACAGGTTTTTTCTAAATCTTAAAAAGCTGGATGGAGCCATTCTTTGGATCCCAGCATTTTTCTTTCACACGTCTGCTCCCATAACAAGAACGTTGGTAGATTTCTTTATGGAACATAGAGCGCAACTGAAGGTCCAGTTGGCGTGGCCTGGGAACATAATGCAACATATCAATAA ATATTGGAAAACCAAGCACCTGGCTCCAAAACGCTTAAGCACGGGCATCCTGGTATATACATTGGCTTCTGCCATTTGCGAAGAGATCCATTTGTACGGATTCTGGCCTTTTGCATGGGACCCCAACACAGGACAAGAATTGCCATATCACTACTATGACAAGAAGGGAACAAAATTCACGACCAAGTGGCAAGAGTCCCATCAACTTCCAGCAGAATTCAAGCTGTTGTTTAAGCTGCACACCGAGGGATTGACAAAACTGACCCTTTCACGCTGTGGCTCTTAA
- the st8sia3 gene encoding alpha-N-acetylneuraminate alpha-2,8-sialyltransferase ST8SIA3 isoform X3: MRICRMVRMASVLGLVMLSVALLILSLISYVSIKKDNLFATPRYLGSAGPRMYMLHSGFRSQFALKFLDPAFLPIENGHRNDIRSKLAKWSFNTTSFLQQRKDISRYVDVFKNFTLIKKNVRVGQLMHYDYSSHKYVFSVSNNFRSLLPEAPPILKMHYNTCAVVGNSGILTGSSCGAAIDKYDFVFRCNFAPTETFESDVGSKTNVTTFNPSILEKYYNNLFTIQDRNRFFLNLKKLDGAILWIPAFFFHTSAPITRTLVDFFMEHRAQLKVQLAWPGNIMQHINKYWKTKHLAPKRLSTGILVYTLASAICEEIHLYGFWPFAWDPNTGQELPYHYYDKKGTKFTTKWQESHQLPAEFKLLFKLHTEGLTKLTLSRCGS; the protein is encoded by the exons ATGAGGATTTGCAGAATGGTTCGTATGGCGAGCGTGCTGGGCTTGGTGATGTTAAGCGTCGCTCTGCTAATTCTATCATTGATCAGCTATGTCTCAATCAAAAAGGACAACCTCTTCGCCACCCCGAGGTATCTGGGCTCGGCCGGCCCTAGGATGTACATGCTACACAGTGGATTTCG GTCACAGTTTGCTCTGAAGTTTCTGGATCCTGCCTTTTTGCCAATTGAAAATGGCCATCGTAACGATATCCGCAGCAAACTTGCAAAATGGTCTTTCAACACAACTTCCTTTTTACAGCAAAG GAAAGACATCAGTCGCTATGTCgatgtttttaaaaattttacATTGATTAAGAAAAACGTACGAGTTGGACAGTTGATGCACTATGACTATTCCAGTCACAAGTACGTTTTTTCTGTAAGCAATAATTTCCGATCATTACTTCCCGAGGCCCCCCCTATATTAAAGATGCACTACAACACTTGTGCAGTTGTTGGGAACAGTGGGATCCTGACAGGGAGCAGTTGCGGAGCTGCCATTGACAAGTACGATTTCGTGTTCCGTTGCAACTTCGCACCGACCGAAACTTTCGAGAGTGATGTTGGAAGCAAAACGAATGTCACCACCTTTAACCCGAGCATCCTGGAAAAGTACTACAACAATCTATTCACAATTCAAGATCGAAACAGGTTTTTTCTAAATCTTAAAAAGCTGGATGGAGCCATTCTTTGGATCCCAGCATTTTTCTTTCACACGTCTGCTCCCATAACAAGAACGTTGGTAGATTTCTTTATGGAACATAGAGCGCAACTGAAGGTCCAGTTGGCGTGGCCTGGGAACATAATGCAACATATCAATAA ATATTGGAAAACCAAGCACCTGGCTCCAAAACGCTTAAGCACGGGCATCCTGGTATATACATTGGCTTCTGCCATTTGCGAAGAGATCCATTTGTACGGATTCTGGCCTTTTGCATGGGACCCCAACACAGGACAAGAATTGCCATATCACTACTATGACAAGAAGGGAACAAAATTCACGACCAAGTGGCAAGAGTCCCATCAACTTCCAGCAGAATTCAAGCTGTTGTTTAAGCTGCACACCGAGGGATTGACAAAACTGACCCTTTCACGCTGTGGCTCTTAA